A region from the Hypericibacter adhaerens genome encodes:
- the ccrA gene encoding crotonyl-CoA carboxylase/reductase — MVETVPIGSLPPVGEVPKRMFAQTVRSNRLGDPVDAFKIEEIEVPAPCKREVLIAVMAAGLNFNNVWAARGVPIDVIAVRKAQGSPHDFHIGGSDASGIVYAVGPEVSGIRVGDEVVVAPGSWDPDDAQVKSSRDPMLSPNAQIWGYNTNFGSFGQFCIAYDHQVLPKAKHLTWEQAAAPTLVGATAYRMLHGWKEHAVEKGDVVLVWGGSGGVGSQAIQIAREACAVPIAVVSGPDKGEYCKSLGAAGYIDRREFTHWGQPPHWTDNAGQKAWTAQARNFGKKIWDILGERRSPRIIVEHPGEDTIPTSIFCCDTGGMVVICAGTTGYSAVVDLRYHWVRQKRLQGSHGSNREQSVAYNELVRAKRIDPCVGEVRSFDQIGQAHQDMMNGKLALGNTTFLVGAAQKGLGSVR; from the coding sequence ATGGTCGAGACGGTTCCGATTGGATCGCTGCCTCCTGTTGGGGAGGTTCCGAAGCGCATGTTCGCCCAAACCGTACGGTCGAATCGACTGGGCGATCCGGTCGACGCCTTCAAGATCGAGGAGATCGAGGTTCCGGCGCCCTGCAAGCGCGAGGTGCTGATCGCCGTGATGGCCGCCGGCCTGAACTTCAACAATGTCTGGGCGGCGCGCGGGGTGCCGATCGACGTCATTGCCGTTCGCAAGGCTCAGGGCTCGCCGCATGATTTTCATATCGGCGGCAGCGATGCATCGGGAATCGTCTACGCTGTGGGTCCAGAGGTCAGCGGAATCAGGGTTGGCGACGAGGTCGTCGTCGCTCCCGGGAGCTGGGATCCTGACGATGCGCAGGTGAAATCAAGCAGAGACCCGATGCTTTCGCCGAACGCGCAGATTTGGGGATACAACACCAACTTCGGCTCGTTCGGCCAATTTTGCATCGCTTACGATCACCAGGTGCTGCCGAAGGCCAAGCATCTGACCTGGGAGCAGGCGGCGGCACCGACGCTGGTTGGCGCAACCGCCTATCGCATGCTGCATGGATGGAAAGAGCACGCTGTCGAGAAGGGCGACGTGGTGCTGGTCTGGGGCGGATCGGGTGGCGTCGGCTCGCAGGCCATCCAGATCGCCCGGGAAGCGTGCGCGGTGCCAATTGCCGTCGTCTCCGGGCCGGACAAGGGAGAATACTGCAAGTCGCTCGGCGCCGCCGGCTATATCGATCGGCGCGAGTTCACGCATTGGGGTCAGCCGCCGCACTGGACGGACAATGCCGGACAGAAGGCATGGACCGCCCAGGCCCGGAACTTCGGCAAGAAGATCTGGGACATTCTCGGCGAGCGAAGGAGCCCGCGCATCATCGTCGAGCATCCGGGCGAAGACACCATCCCTACATCGATCTTCTGCTGCGATACGGGGGGAATGGTCGTGATCTGCGCGGGGACGACGGGATACTCCGCAGTGGTTGATCTTCGCTACCACTGGGTGAGGCAGAAGCGCCTGCAGGGTTCACACGGGTCCAACCGCGAACAGTCGGTTGCGTACAACGAGCTGGTCCGTGCGAAGCGCATCGATCCCTGTGTCGGCGAGGTGAGGAGCTTCGATCAGATCGGCCAAGCCCATCAAGACATGATGAACGGCAAGCTGGCCCTTGGAAATACGACCTTCCTGGTCGGGGCGGCGCAGAAAGGGCTTGGGTCAGTGCGTTAG
- a CDS encoding SDR family oxidoreductase, translating to MDDGTRFQVRDAAASATRDRSQRWAGGGTPVEVAYGVLYLASDESSCVTGAELVIDGGYLAQ from the coding sequence ATCGACGACGGCACCCGGTTTCAGGTCAGGGATGCCGCCGCCTCCGCCACCAGGGACCGCAGCCAGCGATGGGCCGGGGGCGGGACGCCGGTCGAGGTCGCCTATGGCGTTCTTTACCTCGCTTCCGACGAGTCGAGCTGCGTCACCGGCGCTGAGCTGGTGATCGACGGCGGTTACCTCGCGCAATAG
- a CDS encoding ABC transporter permease, with the protein MNQEKIVFLIAILLFCAFSLFLNGFTSAGNLLTLVRGVSTLGILGVGMAILIIGRGIDLAIVAIYAMSVGWTLHLANGGISVPLAMLIGYLFALSAGVVNGVLIAYVEVPALFATLGMASFVYGFARYALVPLYVVYMPESASGIAWIGSGFAFGVPVPILLFALVSLLGFAFLRFTKPGRFIYAMGDNFAAARMSGAPVRPMIILQYAISATIAYLAGLVTATAVASMNTNIASSSMIYDVILVVVLGGIGLSGGRGGVRNVVVGTLLIGILLNGMTIMDIQYTLQDVIRSLVLLIAIVIDSIVNPRDEQTAQQGDI; encoded by the coding sequence TTGAACCAAGAGAAGATCGTGTTCTTGATCGCGATCCTTCTCTTCTGCGCCTTTTCGCTGTTCCTCAACGGATTCACCAGCGCCGGCAACCTCCTGACGCTCGTACGCGGCGTCTCCACCTTGGGCATCCTCGGCGTCGGGATGGCGATTCTCATCATCGGCCGCGGGATCGACCTGGCGATCGTCGCGATCTACGCGATGTCGGTCGGGTGGACGCTCCATCTCGCCAATGGCGGCATCTCCGTACCGCTCGCCATGCTCATCGGCTATCTGTTCGCGCTGTCGGCCGGCGTGGTCAACGGCGTCCTCATCGCCTATGTCGAAGTCCCGGCCCTCTTCGCCACCCTGGGCATGGCTTCGTTCGTCTATGGCTTTGCCCGTTATGCCCTCGTGCCGCTCTACGTGGTCTACATGCCCGAGTCGGCGTCCGGCATTGCCTGGATCGGCAGCGGTTTCGCGTTCGGCGTGCCGGTTCCGATTCTCCTCTTCGCCCTCGTCTCCCTGCTCGGGTTCGCGTTCCTGCGCTTCACCAAACCCGGGCGGTTCATCTACGCGATGGGCGACAATTTTGCCGCTGCGCGCATGTCGGGCGCGCCGGTGCGTCCCATGATCATCCTGCAATACGCGATTTCGGCGACGATCGCCTACCTGGCCGGCCTGGTCACGGCGACGGCCGTCGCCAGCATGAACACCAATATCGCAAGTTCCTCGATGATCTACGACGTCATCCTGGTCGTCGTTCTCGGCGGCATCGGCCTTTCGGGAGGGCGCGGCGGCGTCCGCAACGTCGTCGTCGGCACCCTGCTGATCGGCATCCTGCTCAACGGGATGACCATCATGGATATCCAATACACGTTGCAGGACGTGATCCGAAGTCTCGTCCTGCTCATCGCGATCGTGATCGACAGCATCGTCAATCCCCGCGATGAACAGACCGCGCAACAGGGCGACATATAG
- a CDS encoding NHL repeat-containing protein — MNPLKKPLDRWLGRGEASITTPPMDGAFRPNDLLDSASAVAELPAPDCLAITSHGVVVSSGHSLFGIGKPGGAPVAFFDAEISALAGLPDGGAAVGLSDGRIAFVGGRHDGKTIGIGPGVRCITALASAPDGSLFVANGSASNGPAAWKRDLMEKNATGSVWRIEPAGGNPQQLAGNLAYPYGLIAEPGSIVVSESWRSSLTRIAPGAAGRSERILAHLPAYPSRLSRGADDRIWLALFAPRSQIVEFVLSEDRYRRRMISEIGADHWVAPCLRAGRSPKEPMQQGGMRQLGLLKPWSPSQSYGLVALLDRAYRPIASLHSRANGRRHGVTSCLAVGGQLLFSAKGDGVVASCAYEGLAS, encoded by the coding sequence ATGAATCCGCTCAAGAAGCCCCTGGACCGGTGGCTCGGTCGCGGCGAAGCCTCCATCACGACGCCGCCGATGGACGGCGCCTTCCGACCCAACGATCTTCTCGATTCGGCCTCGGCGGTCGCGGAACTGCCGGCGCCCGACTGCCTGGCCATCACGTCGCACGGCGTCGTCGTCTCGTCGGGTCATTCGCTGTTCGGCATCGGCAAGCCCGGCGGAGCGCCGGTCGCCTTCTTCGATGCCGAGATCAGCGCGTTGGCGGGATTGCCGGATGGCGGTGCCGCGGTCGGCTTGAGCGACGGCAGGATCGCCTTCGTCGGCGGCCGGCATGACGGAAAGACGATCGGGATCGGTCCCGGCGTGCGGTGCATCACCGCGCTCGCCTCCGCGCCGGATGGATCTCTGTTCGTCGCCAATGGGTCGGCATCGAACGGACCGGCCGCGTGGAAGCGCGACCTGATGGAGAAGAATGCCACCGGCTCCGTGTGGCGGATCGAACCCGCCGGCGGCAACCCGCAGCAGCTGGCGGGAAACCTGGCGTACCCTTACGGCCTCATCGCGGAACCCGGTTCGATCGTCGTCTCGGAAAGCTGGCGCAGCTCGCTGACACGAATTGCGCCCGGCGCGGCCGGCAGAAGCGAGCGGATACTGGCACACCTTCCCGCCTATCCCAGCCGCCTGTCGCGGGGTGCCGATGACAGGATCTGGCTCGCCCTGTTTGCGCCACGGAGCCAGATCGTCGAATTCGTGCTGAGCGAGGACCGCTATCGCCGGCGCATGATCAGCGAGATCGGCGCCGATCATTGGGTGGCGCCCTGCCTTCGCGCCGGGCGGTCGCCCAAGGAGCCGATGCAGCAGGGCGGCATGAGGCAGCTCGGGCTGCTGAAGCCCTGGTCGCCCAGCCAGTCCTACGGGCTGGTGGCGCTGCTCGATCGCGCCTACCGTCCGATCGCCAGCCTTCACAGCCGGGCGAATGGAAGGCGGCACGGCGTCACCAGCTGCCTGGCGGTCGGCGGACAACTTCTGTTTTCAGCCAAGGGCGACGGCGTCGTCGCCTCCTGCGCCTATGAGGGATTGGCATCATGA
- a CDS encoding helix-turn-helix domain-containing protein translates to MQTVFDSKALPAAKRREAWRDAICDIYLRVDCAIEPETDYDGFVRETRLGEVILTDALCSPQTVQRQKQHIARIGKDCYYVGLVQRGTGFVRQAGSVLTLHPSCGVLYCASEPYELGCEEKNHSFWIELPRQVFADRFDSAQAPVITHLNSGRGLGRIAVEFCAALAAETADLDLQTQERLGEQLMDILALAVSAEPERQSADELSLKRARLWSVKSYIEAHLSDPDLTLSKIAAQNGISLRYLHQLFRPMNMSVTEWLRLRRLQRCYELLASPRHAARSITEIAYSMGFSSSSHFSNLFRAEFGVRPSDIRRATFLPGPSKKTPPFADGTA, encoded by the coding sequence ATGCAAACTGTTTTCGACAGCAAAGCTCTGCCCGCGGCCAAGCGCCGGGAAGCCTGGCGGGACGCCATCTGCGACATCTATCTGCGGGTGGATTGCGCGATCGAGCCGGAAACGGACTATGACGGCTTTGTCCGCGAGACGCGGTTGGGCGAGGTCATCCTGACGGATGCGCTCTGCTCGCCCCAGACGGTGCAGCGTCAGAAGCAGCATATCGCCCGCATCGGCAAGGATTGCTACTACGTGGGCCTGGTGCAGCGCGGCACCGGGTTCGTCCGGCAGGCCGGCTCCGTGCTGACCCTGCATCCGAGCTGCGGCGTGCTCTACTGCGCGAGCGAGCCGTACGAGCTGGGATGCGAAGAGAAAAATCACTCGTTCTGGATCGAGCTGCCGCGCCAGGTCTTCGCCGACCGCTTCGATTCGGCGCAGGCGCCGGTCATCACGCATCTCAATTCAGGCCGCGGCCTGGGCCGGATCGCCGTCGAATTTTGCGCCGCCCTGGCTGCCGAAACGGCCGATCTCGATCTGCAGACGCAGGAACGGCTGGGCGAGCAGTTGATGGATATCCTCGCCCTTGCCGTCAGCGCGGAGCCCGAGCGGCAATCGGCGGACGAATTGAGCCTGAAGCGCGCCCGCTTGTGGTCGGTGAAGAGCTATATCGAAGCCCATTTGAGCGACCCCGACCTGACCCTGAGCAAGATCGCGGCTCAGAACGGCATCTCGCTGCGCTACCTCCATCAGCTTTTCCGACCCATGAACATGTCGGTCACCGAATGGCTGCGGCTGCGGCGATTGCAGCGCTGCTACGAACTGCTGGCCTCGCCGCGGCACGCGGCACGATCGATCACCGAGATCGCCTATTCGATGGGTTTCAGCAGCTCCTCCCATTTCAGCAATCTGTTCCGCGCGGAATTCGGCGTGCGGCCGTCGGACATACGGAGAGCGACGTTCCTGCCGGGCCCTTCGAAGAAGACGCCGCCCTTCGCGGATGGCACGGCATAG
- a CDS encoding ABC transporter permease, translating into MIADLITRLRYRYFPDHMVGEVLGKRWMDNTIPVLLLVAILSYFVATIPNFVSYGNLSDTSRQIGEFGLIVIGMTIVMLGGGIDLSVGSTFALANITALALFNLAQWPTPAVIAGTMGVGALVGLINGLLIGYLRLRAFLTTLVMLTLVRAVVTLLLQMYQVDIAASFVESDSWEFIGTGSVLGLPFSVVVLIVVAVSAHIVMSRLRVGWRIMAVGGSRRSAYNAGIPVRFTVCMTYVVSGLLTGCAGALYASRLSGAGPDTGLGLELAVVTAALLGGNSIGGGHGSVAKALMGAIIVSLLTNGLVRLGLGNGSSQMAVGIVLLLAISINVRWSKWRHKIQSKVYMSPAYLALPPDPDIDPNSPSPYAMNDRLHDVEVIGLGEVDGPEDVILDADDNIYCSVRQGDIVRFLAPDYRRREVYVHVGGRPLGMAIDKDESLVVCIAGMGLYRVDKGRNIRKLTAETNRSRLSVIDDSRMRLADDLDIAPDGKIYFSEATIRYGIEEWVADALEGRGNGRLIRYDPATDTTRTIKRGLLFANGMCIAHDSKSVLFAETWGCRISRYWLEGPKQGTTEIVLEGLPGYPDNINRGSRGTYWVALAGTRTPSYDLAMTMPAFRRRMARRVASVEWLFPNVNVGCLVRFDATGRVLESLWDSAGENHPTITSMREHRGYLYIGGVTNNRVGRIKLPDADPEWTGPASYWAKRP; encoded by the coding sequence ATGATCGCCGACTTGATCACCAGGCTGCGCTATCGATATTTCCCCGACCACATGGTCGGCGAGGTGCTCGGCAAGAGGTGGATGGACAACACGATCCCCGTCCTCCTTCTCGTCGCGATCCTGTCCTATTTCGTGGCGACGATCCCCAATTTCGTCTCGTACGGGAACCTCTCCGACACCTCGCGCCAGATCGGCGAATTCGGACTGATCGTCATCGGCATGACGATCGTCATGCTGGGCGGCGGTATCGATCTCAGCGTCGGCTCGACATTCGCCCTCGCGAACATCACGGCCCTGGCCTTGTTCAACCTGGCCCAGTGGCCCACACCGGCGGTCATCGCCGGAACGATGGGCGTCGGCGCCCTGGTCGGCCTGATCAACGGCCTGCTGATCGGCTATCTCCGGCTGCGGGCGTTCCTGACCACGCTCGTGATGCTGACGCTCGTGCGCGCGGTCGTCACCCTTCTTCTTCAGATGTATCAGGTGGACATCGCCGCGAGCTTCGTCGAATCCGATTCGTGGGAGTTCATCGGCACGGGATCGGTTCTGGGCCTGCCTTTCAGCGTCGTGGTGCTGATCGTCGTGGCGGTGTCGGCGCATATCGTCATGAGCCGGCTCCGCGTCGGCTGGCGCATCATGGCGGTCGGCGGATCGCGCCGCTCGGCCTACAACGCGGGCATCCCGGTTCGCTTCACGGTGTGCATGACCTATGTCGTGTCCGGGTTGCTCACCGGTTGCGCGGGGGCGCTCTATGCGTCGAGGCTCTCCGGCGCCGGCCCCGACACCGGGCTCGGCCTCGAGCTCGCCGTTGTGACGGCGGCGCTCCTCGGGGGCAACAGCATCGGCGGCGGGCACGGGTCGGTCGCCAAGGCGCTGATGGGGGCGATCATCGTCTCGCTCCTGACCAACGGGCTGGTCAGGCTCGGGCTCGGGAACGGCTCGTCGCAGATGGCGGTCGGCATCGTGCTGCTGCTGGCGATCAGCATCAACGTACGCTGGAGCAAATGGCGGCATAAGATCCAGTCGAAGGTCTACATGTCGCCCGCCTATCTGGCCCTGCCCCCCGACCCGGACATCGACCCGAACTCGCCTTCGCCTTACGCGATGAACGACCGTCTCCACGACGTCGAGGTCATCGGCCTCGGCGAGGTCGACGGGCCCGAGGACGTCATCCTCGACGCGGACGACAACATCTATTGCAGCGTGCGTCAGGGCGACATCGTCCGTTTCCTGGCGCCCGACTACCGGCGACGCGAGGTCTATGTCCATGTGGGCGGCCGGCCGCTCGGCATGGCCATCGACAAGGACGAGAGCCTCGTCGTGTGCATCGCCGGCATGGGCCTCTACCGCGTGGACAAGGGGCGCAACATCCGGAAACTGACCGCGGAGACGAACCGGTCGCGCTTGTCGGTGATCGACGATTCCCGCATGCGGCTCGCCGACGATCTCGATATCGCGCCCGACGGAAAGATCTATTTCAGCGAGGCCACGATCCGCTACGGGATCGAGGAGTGGGTCGCCGACGCCCTGGAAGGGCGCGGCAACGGGCGGCTCATCCGGTACGATCCCGCGACGGACACCACGCGGACCATCAAGCGCGGCCTTCTCTTCGCAAACGGCATGTGCATCGCGCACGACAGCAAGTCGGTCCTGTTCGCCGAGACGTGGGGCTGCCGCATCAGCCGCTACTGGCTGGAGGGGCCCAAGCAGGGCACGACCGAGATCGTGCTCGAGGGGCTTCCCGGATATCCCGACAACATCAACCGGGGGTCGCGCGGGACCTATTGGGTGGCGCTCGCCGGCACGCGGACGCCGTCCTACGACCTGGCAATGACGATGCCGGCCTTCCGGCGGCGCATGGCACGGCGCGTCGCCAGCGTCGAATGGCTGTTTCCGAACGTCAATGTCGGCTGCCTGGTGCGTTTCGACGCCACGGGCCGCGTTCTCGAATCGCTCTGGGATTCGGCCGGCGAAAACCACCCGACGATCACCTCGATGCGGGAGCATCGCGGCTATCTCTATATCGGCGGCGTCACCAACAACCGGGTGGGGCGGATCAAGCTCCCCGACGCCGATCCGGAATGGACCGGCCCGGCCTCCTATTGGGCGAAGCGCCCATGA
- a CDS encoding thioesterase family protein, with product MQKGKNLGGDMNNPRRGNGLFVDESQQVPPGWIDYNGHMSLIYYPQAFEHAFSPIYEELALGREMIAATGISLFTAEQHLTFKREVFSGDPLRITTQLIDFGGKSCQWIQAMFHAREGYLSSTCEHLMLFVDIKQRRAAEMPEAASRTLDRVLAAHRHIPAPAETGRHIAMRSQGRR from the coding sequence ATGCAGAAGGGAAAGAATCTCGGCGGCGATATGAACAACCCGCGTCGAGGCAACGGGCTATTCGTCGATGAAAGCCAGCAGGTTCCTCCAGGCTGGATCGACTATAACGGCCATATGAGCCTCATTTACTATCCGCAGGCATTCGAGCATGCGTTCTCCCCCATCTATGAAGAGCTCGCCTTGGGCCGCGAAATGATCGCCGCGACAGGCATCTCGCTCTTTACCGCCGAGCAGCATCTGACGTTCAAACGCGAGGTCTTCTCGGGCGATCCCCTGCGGATCACGACTCAACTGATCGATTTCGGCGGCAAGAGTTGCCAATGGATTCAGGCCATGTTCCATGCGCGCGAGGGCTATCTCTCCAGCACATGCGAGCACCTGATGCTTTTCGTCGATATAAAGCAGCGACGCGCCGCCGAGATGCCGGAGGCGGCATCGCGCACGCTCGACCGGGTGCTGGCTGCCCACAGGCACATCCCGGCGCCGGCGGAGACAGGCAGGCATATCGCCATGCGTTCTCAGGGGCGCCGATGA
- a CDS encoding sugar ABC transporter substrate-binding protein, with the protein MKTRNILIAAAAMVSALGIAGLSIGAGIDDPRRADYFKTFEGKTVAFVPVTMGIDLTDGWASVLEAQAKDLGMNFVIRDPHFSADAGAQAITALISEKPDVLIVHNPDIQSYAKLLKRAEEAGIHVIQVNMRSNYNSDAYVGADWIGIGEAETQAIVDRCGAGTSQKIAILQGQPTSGSDSGMMKGAENILAKHPEIKVVANQGADWDATKARTIIATVIQQNPDLCGVVGFWDVMDLGAAAAIKESGKKIALVTSGGGEQMACDNVEKGVFDEEIAYPVLDQGHALAVMVQTVLQSGEPAGKNKFVIYTPALRITKETLHPGMCWSAASIKKN; encoded by the coding sequence ATGAAAACGAGAAACATTCTTATCGCGGCGGCGGCGATGGTGTCGGCGCTGGGAATTGCGGGCCTATCCATCGGCGCCGGCATCGACGATCCGAGACGCGCCGATTACTTCAAGACCTTCGAAGGCAAGACGGTCGCCTTCGTGCCGGTCACGATGGGTATCGATCTGACCGACGGCTGGGCATCGGTCCTGGAGGCCCAGGCCAAGGATCTCGGCATGAATTTCGTGATCCGCGACCCTCATTTCAGCGCCGACGCCGGAGCCCAGGCCATCACCGCCCTGATCTCGGAGAAGCCGGACGTTCTCATCGTCCACAATCCGGACATCCAATCCTACGCGAAGCTGCTCAAGCGCGCCGAAGAGGCCGGCATCCACGTCATCCAGGTCAACATGCGGTCGAACTACAATTCGGACGCCTATGTCGGCGCGGACTGGATCGGCATCGGCGAGGCGGAAACGCAGGCGATCGTCGACAGGTGCGGGGCGGGGACGAGCCAGAAGATCGCCATCCTGCAAGGCCAGCCGACCTCCGGATCCGATAGCGGCATGATGAAGGGCGCCGAGAACATCCTGGCCAAGCATCCCGAGATCAAGGTCGTCGCCAACCAGGGCGCGGATTGGGACGCGACCAAGGCGCGCACGATCATCGCGACCGTCATTCAGCAGAACCCGGATCTGTGCGGCGTCGTCGGGTTCTGGGACGTGATGGATCTGGGCGCGGCGGCGGCGATCAAGGAGTCCGGCAAGAAGATCGCGCTGGTCACCTCCGGCGGCGGCGAGCAGATGGCCTGCGACAACGTGGAGAAAGGCGTGTTCGACGAGGAGATCGCCTACCCGGTCCTGGATCAGGGGCACGCCCTGGCCGTCATGGTCCAGACCGTTCTGCAGTCCGGGGAACCGGCCGGCAAGAACAAGTTCGTCATCTACACGCCCGCGCTCAGGATCACGAAGGAGACCCTCCATCCCGGCATGTGCTGGAGCGCCGCAAGCATCAAGAAGAATTGA
- a CDS encoding sugar ABC transporter ATP-binding protein, producing MTAPPLLEMKGIAKDYRGVAALKNIDFDLRRGEVHALLGENGAGKSTLVKILSGAVTPTKGELRINGEHIHIAGPTDARRYGIAMVYQETSLVPALTVAQNLYLGDEKFYNRLRGTYIEAQQLLQSLNFPVDPSAILQSLGTAKRQMVEIARAVRLQAKIIIFDEPTATLTPEEKHHLFALIDRLRKEQVSVIFISHALEEALEISDRITILRDGAHIVTADASTLSRETIIRHMVGRSLTDELYGQVTDPRAVRRPGERVLTVQNLSMQNIVRNCSFSIFAGQVTGIFGLVGSGRTETARIIAGVAKRDFFHGGEVHFDGHSVRYRTPRQAVNDGVVYVTEDRKGDGYFETMSVAENIYIGRISSRESHGLALSMSEMRALAASWTEKLNIRTLNADARVVELSGGNQQKVVIAKGLVQKPKLVIFDEPTRGVDVGAIAEIHHLIGALADEGLAVIVISSYLPEILRLSDRILVSRLGRIVEELSPAEATSEAVMYAAVY from the coding sequence ATGACCGCCCCGCCGCTCCTGGAGATGAAGGGCATCGCCAAGGATTATCGCGGCGTCGCCGCCCTGAAGAACATCGACTTCGATCTGCGGCGCGGCGAGGTGCATGCGCTTCTGGGCGAGAACGGGGCCGGCAAGTCGACCCTGGTCAAGATCCTGTCGGGCGCGGTCACTCCCACCAAAGGCGAACTCCGCATCAACGGCGAGCACATCCATATCGCCGGCCCGACGGACGCGCGGCGCTACGGGATCGCGATGGTCTATCAGGAGACCAGCCTCGTCCCCGCGCTGACCGTCGCCCAGAATCTCTATCTGGGCGATGAGAAGTTCTACAACCGCCTGCGGGGCACCTATATCGAGGCGCAGCAGCTTCTCCAGTCGCTGAACTTTCCCGTGGATCCGTCGGCGATCCTTCAGTCGCTCGGCACCGCCAAGCGGCAGATGGTCGAGATCGCGCGCGCCGTTCGGCTCCAGGCGAAGATCATCATCTTCGACGAGCCGACCGCGACGCTCACGCCCGAGGAGAAGCATCATCTCTTCGCCCTGATCGACCGCCTGCGCAAGGAGCAGGTCTCGGTCATCTTCATCAGCCACGCGCTGGAAGAGGCGCTCGAGATCTCCGACCGGATCACGATCCTCAGGGACGGCGCCCATATCGTCACCGCCGACGCCAGCACGCTGTCGCGCGAGACGATCATCCGTCACATGGTCGGCCGGTCCCTCACCGACGAGCTCTACGGCCAGGTGACCGATCCCCGCGCGGTGCGCCGCCCCGGGGAACGGGTGCTGACCGTGCAGAATCTCTCCATGCAGAACATCGTGCGGAACTGCTCCTTCTCGATCTTCGCGGGGCAGGTCACGGGCATTTTCGGCCTCGTGGGCTCGGGCCGCACCGAGACGGCCAGGATCATCGCCGGCGTCGCCAAGCGGGATTTCTTCCATGGCGGCGAGGTGCATTTCGACGGGCATTCGGTGCGCTACCGGACGCCCCGCCAGGCGGTCAATGACGGAGTCGTCTACGTCACCGAGGATCGCAAGGGCGACGGCTACTTCGAGACGATGTCCGTCGCGGAGAATATCTATATCGGGCGGATATCGAGCCGCGAGTCGCATGGACTCGCGCTGAGCATGAGCGAGATGCGCGCGCTTGCCGCCAGCTGGACGGAGAAGCTCAACATCAGGACATTGAACGCCGACGCGCGGGTCGTCGAGCTGTCCGGCGGCAATCAGCAGAAGGTGGTCATCGCGAAGGGACTGGTCCAGAAGCCCAAGCTGGTCATTTTCGACGAGCCGACGCGCGGCGTGGATGTCGGCGCCATCGCCGAAATCCATCACCTGATCGGGGCCCTGGCCGACGAGGGGCTCGCCGTGATCGTCATCTCCTCCTACCTGCCGGAGATCCTGCGCTTGTCCGACCGTATTCTGGTTTCGCGGCTGGGCCGGATCGTCGAGGAGCTGTCGCCGGCAGAGGCGACCTCGGAGGCGGTGATGTATGCGGCGGTTTACTGA
- a CDS encoding LbetaH domain-containing protein: protein MAETTGDRRRAVVWEYEGIAPVVHPAAYLHETAVLVGNVVVEADCYVGPGAVLRGDLGPILLRQGSNLQDTCVIHSFPEVEAVVGEGASVGHGAILHGCRIGPNALIGMNAVVMDGAVVGENSVVGALTLVKAGMTIPPNSLFVGLPGRLKRGLTDAELRQKREEAGVYLLLAARGRERGRTTFALENIAERGKPSGNRP from the coding sequence ATGGCCGAGACAACGGGGGACAGAAGACGCGCCGTCGTTTGGGAATATGAGGGAATCGCCCCGGTCGTGCATCCTGCGGCGTATTTGCACGAGACCGCCGTTCTCGTCGGCAATGTCGTCGTTGAAGCCGATTGCTATGTGGGACCCGGCGCGGTTCTGCGCGGCGACCTCGGGCCGATCCTGCTGAGGCAGGGCTCAAACCTCCAGGATACCTGCGTGATCCATTCCTTCCCGGAGGTTGAAGCCGTCGTTGGGGAGGGCGCGAGCGTCGGGCATGGCGCCATCCTGCATGGCTGCAGGATCGGCCCCAATGCCTTGATCGGGATGAACGCCGTCGTCATGGATGGCGCGGTTGTCGGCGAAAATTCCGTGGTCGGCGCGCTTACTTTGGTGAAAGCCGGCATGACGATCCCACCGAACAGCCTGTTCGTCGGATTGCCGGGCCGGTTGAAGCGCGGCCTGACCGACGCCGAGCTTCGGCAGAAGCGCGAAGAGGCGGGCGTCTACCTTCTGCTCGCAGCCCGAGGCCGCGAGCGGGGCAGGACGACATTCGCCCTCGAGAACATCGCTGAGAGAGGGAAACCTTCGGGGAATCGCCCCTGA
- a CDS encoding GFA family protein, whose amino-acid sequence MERFTGGCLCGNVRIVASGRPYRVGLCHCLDCRKHHGALFHASAIFPQDAVTIEGETRDYAGRFFCPRCGSSVFSRSADEIEVNLGSLDAPDQLKPTYELWTVRRESWLPPFPLERRYERDRDTTDRLEA is encoded by the coding sequence ATGGAGCGATTCACCGGTGGCTGCTTGTGCGGCAACGTCCGAATTGTGGCGTCGGGGCGCCCCTACCGGGTCGGCCTTTGTCACTGCCTCGACTGCCGCAAGCATCACGGGGCCCTCTTTCACGCCTCCGCGATATTTCCTCAGGACGCGGTGACGATCGAAGGCGAAACACGCGACTATGCCGGACGGTTCTTCTGTCCCCGCTGCGGCTCCTCCGTTTTCTCGCGCAGCGCGGACGAGATCGAAGTGAACCTCGGATCCCTGGATGCCCCCGACCAGCTGAAGCCGACCTACGAGCTCTGGACCGTCCGTCGCGAGTCCTGGCTGCCGCCGTTTCCGCTCGAGAGACGATACGAGCGCGATCGCGACACCACGGATCGCTTGGAGGCGTAA